A genomic stretch from Erigeron canadensis isolate Cc75 chromosome 9, C_canadensis_v1, whole genome shotgun sequence includes:
- the LOC122583404 gene encoding tyrosine-protein kinase JAK1-like produces MSSDTPNIFTFRDIQLATDNFAAENLIIETSTSKVYKVQRLQSEEDEEVELFNVLVHVLKDAFTEENEFSMPEVLVPLKSGHKNIVLVVGICGQMADGEVNITMMVTQDEANGSLDKHLSSKTLTWIQRLQICLGVAHAIRHLHPYVEEEGVIHGNIKSSRILLDDNWVPKLFGFDFSVFLAQSQPLVRISKYGGALQYMDPAFENTRSISHKSDVFSFGVVLFEVLFGQKATIRNGNQWYFADLARHHYENKTLDEKIDSHLRQQMDSQSLHIFSQTAYYCLKEQREQRSNTSQLINNLEKALEHQLRHDNLIHTSSMIMSSDSFEKPEPIEFTFRDIQVATNNFAAENLIVETSNSKVYKVQRLQSEEEEEVELFNVLVHVLKDAFTEKNGLSMTEVFVPLKSENKNIVLFVGICGEMDEDINITVMITQNEANGSLDKHLSSKTLTWIQRLQICLGVAHAIRHLHPDVEEEGVIHGNIKSSRILLDDNWEPKLFGFEFSVLCASSHPLVRINKYGGALQYLDPAFENARSISDKSDVFSFGVVLFEVLFGQKATIQNDNQWYFSDLARHHYEAKTLDEKIDSHLRQQMDSQSLDIFSETAYYCLKTQREQRFNAIQVVKKLEKALEHQLKHENPELALMADKGTLIDNLKGENLDHLRIQLSDIKLSTRNFAETNLIGSGGYGRVYRAELDHYDSRNALYIEEMDRDVWPKRRSIVAIKCIRGTQGKQGFFAEIEMLTKCKHQNIISLLGFCDEDPHMILVYELVSNGSLDDYLGTSSSNYINQTWAQRIHICLDIARGLRYLHSSTKDKPTIIHRDIKSANILLDNNWNAKIADFGLSKLRPMNQIGSTLKTNTIAGTEVYLDPEYNKTGNLKKESDLYSFGIVLFEIMCGRLAYDNFFYANNEKGIPSLARRLKSEGRLKDMVDPNIKQAYGNIFTINRGLNQDSLNTFSRIAYQCVEEAQARRPTMENVISELEKALSYERSIIELSKTQNSYLNLVE; encoded by the exons ATGTCTTCCGACACCCCAAATATATTTACATTCAGAGATATACAATTGGCCACCGATAATTTCGCGGCTGAAAATCTGATAATAGAGACTAGCACTTCAAAGGTTTACAAAGTGCAACGTTTACAatcagaagaggatgaagaagtCGAGCTTTTCAATGTCCTGGTACATGTACTTAAGGATGCTTTTACGGAAGAAAATGAGTTTAGTATGCCTGAAGTACTTGTCCCTCTAAAATCAGGGCATAAGAATATAGTTCTTGTCGTTGGGATTTGTGGGCAGATGGCGGACGGAGAAGTTAATATTACGATGATGGTCACACAGGATGAGGCAAATGGAAGTCTGGATAAACATTTAAGTAGCAAAACCCTGACTTGGATTCAAAGATTGCAGATATGTCTTGGTGTTGCACATGCAATACGTCATCTTCATCCTTATGTGGAGGAAGAAGGTGTGATACATGGTAACATCAAAAGTTCCAGAATATTATTAGATGATAATTGGGTACCCAAattatttggttttgatttcTCAGTCTTCTTGGCACAAAGTCAACCACTTGTACGAATAAGTAAATATGGAGGTGCATTACAGTATATGGATCCGGCATTTGAGAACACGAGGAGCATAAGTCACAAGTCAGATGTTTTCTCATTCGGGGTGGTTTTATTTGAAGTCTTGTTTGGGCAGAAAGCAACTATTCGGAATGGTAATCAATGGTATTTTGCTGATTTGGCAAGACACCATTACGAAAACAAAACATTGGATGAAAAGATCGATTCACATCTAAGACAACAAATGGACTCACAATCATTACACATTTTCTCACAAACAGCATATTACTGTTTGAAGGAGCAGCGAGAACAGCGTTCAAATACAAGTCAACTTATCAACAATCTTGAGAAAGCCTTGGAGCATCAGCTTCGACATGACAATCTT ATACATACATCATCGATGATCATGTCTTCCGACAGCTTTGAAAAGCCTGAACCCATAGAATTCACATTCAGAGATATACAAGTGGCCACCAACAATTTTGCGGCTGAAAATCTGATAGTAGAAACTAGTAATTCAAAGGTTTACAAAGTGCAACGTTTGCAATCAGAAGAGGAGGAAGAAGTCGAGCTTTTCAATGTCCTGGTACATGTGCTTAAGGATGCTTTTACGGAAAAAAATGGGTTGAGTATGACTGAAGTATTTGTCCCTCTAAAGTCAGAGAATAAGAATATAGTTCTTTTTGTTGGGATTTGTGGGGAGATGGATGAAGATATAAATATTACGGTGATGATCACGCAGAATGAGGCAAATGGAAGTCTGGATAAACATTTAAGTAGCAAAACCCTGACTTGGATTCAAAGATTGCAGATATGTCTTGGTGTTGCACATGCAATACGTCATCTTCATCCTGATGTGGAGGAAGAAGGTGTGATACATGGTAACATCAAAAGTTCCAGAATATTATTAGATGATAATTGGGAACCCAAATTATTTGGTTTTGAGTTCTCAGTATTGTGCGCATCAAGTCATCCACTTGTACgaataaataaatatggagGTGCATTACAGTATTTGGATCCGGCATTTGAGAACGCGAGGAGCATAAGTGACAAGTCAGATGTTTTCTCATTCGGGGTGGTTTTATTTGAAGTCTTGTTTGGGCAGAAAGCAACCATTCAGAATGATAATCAATGGTATTTTTCTGATTTGGCGAGACACCATTACGAAGCAAAAACATTGGATGAAAAGATCGATTCACATCTAAGACAACAAATGGACTCACAATCATTAGACATCTTCTCAGAAACAGCATATTACTGTTTGAAAACGCAGCGAGAACAACGTTTTAACGCGATTCAAGTTGTCAAAAAGCTTGAGAAAGCTTTGGAGCATCAGCTTAAACATGAGAATCCT GAACTCGCACTGATGGCAGATAAAGGTACATTGATCGACAACTTGAag GGGGAAAACTTGGATCACTTGAGGATCCAACTTAGTGATATAAAGTTGTCAACAAGGAATTTTGCAGAAACAAACCTTATTGGGTCGGGTGGATATGGTAGGGTGTATCGAGCAGAACTTGATCATTATGATAGTAGAAATGCATTGTATATAGAAGAGATGGATAGAGATGTATGGCCCAAAAGGCGTAGCATTGTAGCTATTAAATGCATTCGTGGCACACAAGGAAAGCAAGGATTCTTTGCAGAAATTGAGATGCTTACTAAATGTAAGCATCAAAACATAATTTCTCTCCTTGGATTTTGTGATGAAGATCCTCATATGATCCTTGTTTATGAACTTGTCTCAAATGGAAGCCTTGATGACTATCTGGGAACAAGCTCATCTAACTACATCAACCAAACATGGGCTCAACGTATACATATATGCCTTGATATTGCACGTGGGTTGCGTTATCTTCATTCCAGCACAAAGGACAAACCAACCATTATACATCGAGATATTAAGAGTGCAAACATTCTATTGGACAACAATTGGAATGCAAAGATTGCTGACTTTGGGTTGTCAAAACTACGCCCTATGAATCAAATAGGCAGCACCCTTAAGACTAATACTATTGCGGGCACAGAAGTGTATTTAGATCCAGAGTATAACAAGACAGGTAACTTGAAGAAAGAATCTGATTTATACTCCTTTGGGATAGTATTATTTGAAATAATGTGTGGGAGGTTGGCATATGATAACTTTTTCTATGCCAACAATGAGAAGGGGATTCCATCTCTTGCACGACGACTCAAGAGTGAGGGAAGATTAAAAGATATGGTAGATCCTAATATAAAGCAAGCTTATGGAAATATCTTTACGATAAACAGAGGGCTCAATCAAGATTCTTTGAACACATTTTCAAGAATAGCATATCAATGTGTAGAAGAAGCTCAAGCAAGACGTCCAACAATGGAAAATGTCATCAGTGAACTTGAAAAAGCATTATCCTATGAA AGGTCAATAATTGAGCTAAGCAAAACTCAAAATTCATATCTGAATTTGGTTGAATAG